One Archangium violaceum genomic window, GTGACGTATCGCTCTTCGGCGTGGCCTCCGTGGGCACGCTGGACGAGGCGTGGCTGGTGGCCGCATACCGGGCGCTTCCTCACCGCGTGCCGCTTGCGGACGGGCAGGCCCATGACGCGCTGTGGGGCCTCGCCGACAACCCGGTGACGCGCTTCCTCACGCGCGATGGCAACCTGGACGGATTGTCCCGCCACGGCATGTTGCTGCCGCCGCGCCCGCTCGTGGGCTACCACAACGGCGCGCTGGCCACGGCCCACCTCAAGGCCGCCATGCAAGAGGGCTCGCAGGACGTGGAGTCCCTGGCCGCCGTCTTCGGCCGCTCGCGCGTGGAGCAGGTGCTGGGGCCGAAGTTCCGGCCCGAGCGGCACGTGGTGCGCCTGCCCCAGGGGCGCGAGCCCGTGCGCAGCCCCGTCGTCCCCGCCGGCCTGTCCGAGTCCGTCAATCCGCTGCGGCGCACCGTGAGCGAGCAGGTGGTGCGTATCCTCGACGTGCACAGCGGCCAGCTCCTCACGGAGGTAGACCGGCTGCTGGTGGAGACGCGCTACTACCCGGGCCGCGTGTTCGCCGTGGGCGACGCGCGCTACGAGGTGCCGTTGCACTCGCTGGACACCAAGCGCAACGAGCTGCGCGTGAAGCCGGTGCCCAACGACAGGCCACTCACGAAGCCGCAGCTACGTATCCAGTTCGAGTCCGCCACCGTGGTGGAGTCCCCGCAGACGGTGCGCACCGGGCGGTGCGTGTACCAGGTGTGCACCCTGGAGGCGACGGTGGTGGAGAGCGTCACCGGCTACTCGCAGGTGGGGCGGCCGGGCCGGGTGGACGTGGGCGCGGTGAGCTGCCGCTATCGCACCCGCGTGCGCGGCATCTTCTTCCCCGCGGCCACCACGCCCCAGGTGCTCGTCCATCTGGCGCGCTCGACGGACGGAGTGTTGGTGGCGCACCTGCTCTCCAACGACGAGGACATGGACGTGGTTCCGGTGGGGGCGGGTATGTTCCCGGAGGCTCCCGCGGGCATCGTGGTGGTGGACCGGCACCTCCAGGGCATGGGCGTGGCCGAGGCGTTGGATCTGGCGCTCGTCGACGACACGTTCAAGTGGGTCCGGGCCATCCTCGCCAATTGCAAGTGCGCGAACGGGTGCCCCGAGTGCACACCCCAGGACGTGCTCACCTCCGGCCCCGACAAGTCGGGTGTGCTCGGGCTGTTGGGATAGGCAAAGGCAATCGCCATGACGGATGGACGTATGCAGGGGGACATGAACCTCCTCCAGCCAGGGACTCAGCTGGATGGCCGTTACGAGGTGGTGAGGCTGCTCGGGCAGGGTGGCATGGCCGCCGTGTACGAGGTGCGCCACCTCGGGCTCCACAGCACGCACGCCCTGAAGGTGCTCAACGCGGACCTGGCGCGGAACGATGACATCCGCGCGCGCTTCCTCGCCGAGGGCCGCATCCAGGCGCGCCTGCGCCACCCCCACATCGTCCAGGTGACGGAGATCGTCACCAACCCGGTGGCGGGTCTGGTGATGGACTACATCGATGGCCCCACGCTCGGTGAGCTCTGCCGGGGCCAGGGGTTGGAGCCGCGGGTGCTCCTCGAGGTGTTCCTGCCGGTGCTGGACGCCATCGAGGAGGCGCACAAGCACAACGTCGTCCACCGGGACCTCAAGCCGGAAAACATCCTCGTCGGCAGGGACAGCCGGGGCCGGCTCCAGCCGATGGTGACGGACTTCGGCATCGCCAAGATGCTGGAGGGGGAGGGGCCGGATGGCAGGGCGAGGACCCAGGCCGGCGCCCGCATGGGCACGCTGCTGTACATGAGCCCGGAGCAGATCCGCGGGGCCGGGGAGGTGGATGCGCGCACCGACATCTTCGCGCTGGGCGCCATCCTCTACGAGGCCGCCACGGGACGGGTCGCGTTCCACGCATCGAGCGACTACGACACGATGAAGAGCATCGTGGAGGGCACCTACGAGCCCCCCGAGCGCGTCGTGGGTGGCCTGCATCCCGTCATCGCGGGCTGCATCCGAAAGGCCCTGGCCGTGGGCCCCGCCGAGCGCTTCCAGGACTGCGCCTCCTTCCGCGAGGCCCTGGAGAAACTCCGCGACGCGGACCCCTCGGTTCCCCAGAAGCCGTCCCGCTCGTACGCGGTGACGCAGGTGGGGGACACTCCGCCCAGGCCCGAGGTCTCCGCGTCCGAGCCGGTGCCCGAGTCCGCCTTCGCGCCGACGTACACCCCATCCGCGCTCCAGCGCACTCCGGTCAACACCCTGCGCTCACAGCCGGTGCCCCAGGCGAGCGCCCTCGATTCCAATGTCTCCCCCGGCCTGGCCGTGTTCCTGAGCCTGTTGTGCATATCCGGGCTCGGGCAGCTCTATAACGGGCAGACGCTCAAGGGCCTGCTCGGTCTGGGACTGTCCGCCGTGGCGCTGGCGAATGGGCCCGGCGGAGTGTGTTTGTGGCTCCTGGGGTACATTGGTTTCACCATCGACGCGTACCGCATCGCCTCCAAGCGCAAGCGAGGGCAGCGTGTGGGTCCCTGGGAGTTCTTCTAGTTGGAGTAGAGTCGCCGCATGTTGAGCCCGGGGAACGTGGTCGAGCGCTACGAGGTGGAGCGCGAGCTGGGCGGCGGCGGTATGGCGCGCGTCTACAAGGTGCGTCATGTGGCCCTGGGCAGTGTCCATGCCCTCAAGGTGTTGGAGCCCGAGCTGGTGGGGAACGCGGAGCTGCGAGCCCGCTTCCTCGACGAGGGACGCATCCAGGCGCGCCTGAAGCACCCGAACATCCTGGGCATCACGGATGTGGTCGCGGCCCCTGGTGTCGCGGGCCTGGTGATGGACTACCTGGAGGGCGAGTCGCTCGACAGATACCTCGCCCGGGCGACGCGGCCTCCAGCCGCGGACGAGGTGCGCGACATCTTCCGGCAGGTGTTGGAGGGCATGGGGTTCGCCCACGAACAGGGCGTCATCCACAGGGATCTCAAGCCCTCGAACATCTTCCTGGAGCAGTCCTACGGCCGGCGGGTGGTGCGCATCCTCGACTTCGGCATCGCCAAGGTGTCCGGGACGGAGGGCCGGCCGACGACGCGCACCGGGGCGCGCATGGGCACCCCGCAGTACATGAGCCCGGAGCAGATCCGCGAGGCCCGGGACGTCACGCTCCGCTCGGACATCTTCTCGCTCGGGGTGACGCTCTATGAGCTGGCCACCGGGCAACCCTGCTTCCAGGGGGAGAGCGACTTCAACATCATGGAGAAGATCGTCCGGGCGGACTTCGTGCGTCCGGACGTGGTGCACCCGGGGCTCGAGCGAGGAATCGTCGCGGCCATCCTCCGGGCCATGGAGCTGGAGCCGGAGCGGCGCTTCGCCTCCTGCCGGGAGTTCGCCGCCGCGCTGGTGGCGGAGGTCCCGGTGGAGCGGGTCGAGGAGGCGGTTCCGGAAGCTCCACCCGCTTCCCGGGCGGCGACGCCTCTTCATGTCCCCGTGGCGAGCGTTCCGGCACCCGCGAAGGTGTCCGTCGCTCCCGCGACGATGAGCGCTCGGGTCGCGACCGCTCTCGCCGAGGCGCCCGAGCCGGCGCAGGTCCCCGCTCCCTGTCCCGTGGCGGTCCGGCAGGAGCCTCTGGTCGTGCCCGTCCGGCTCGCCGAGCCAGCGCCCGCCGCGCCCCTCGAGAAGAGCGTGCCCGCTGTCCGTGAGCGTGCCCTGCCCGCGAAGAAGCCCGTGCCTGCGTCCCAGGAGGAGAAAGCGCCTCCTCGCCGCAAGGCGTGGCGCTGGGCCCTGCTCTTCGCGTTCGCGGGGCTGTTGGCCCTGTTCGGCTCGGCGCTCATCGGGATGGTCATGGGACGACTCTCGGAGTCGCCGAACCGCTCCCCGCCGAAGCGGTCGGTGGGTGGCGCTCCGGTGCAGCGGGCCGGTGGCTCGTCCGGCACCCGCTCCTCCACGCCTCGGAATGACAGTCCTTTCGTCGAAATCCGGTAGGCGCCGGGGCTCCGATTCCTTTCAGACACATCCGGGAAGAAGAGGGGGCCAGGGCGCTCGCGCGGACACGCGCCCTGGCAGAATGCGCCGTGCAGTCGCGGTAAGGGGGGGCATCCAGCTCCACTTCGGATTCATGTACGAGAGGAGGGCTGGTCCGTGGGCACACGCGCTGCTCCCTATTTCATTTTCGATGACTCGCACTGGCCGCTGCTCATCAACCGTCTCGTGGGAGATGCGTTGAGTCAGGAGTTCGAGGAATACCTCGCCCAGGCGACCGAGTCCCTGAAACGAAATCAGCCACACGTCCTCCTCATGGACATGAGCCGGGCCGGCGGTCTGTCGACCCAGCAGCGCCAACAGCTGGCGGCGTGGCTGCGGCAACATGAAGAGCCCATGCAACGGACGTTGCTCGGCATCGCCTACGTCACCCAGACGCCCACGATCCAACTGGCGATGAACGTCGTCTTGTATCTGCGGCGGCCGGTCTATCCGTACATCCTCGTCTCCAAGGAAGACGAGGCGCTCACGTGGGCCGTCCACCGATTGGAGGACTCGGGGATGCACGCGTCCGCCGCGCGCATCCGGCGCGACCTGGGGCTGGTGTCCGAACATCACCGGGCGGGTTGAGCCCCGACGGAGCGCGGTGGCGCGGTGCGTTGCGCCTTGCCCGGGGGTTCCGCCCTCTGTGGCGCGGACGCTTTTTTCCTGCCCCCGAGTGCCTTAGCTTGTCCCGCGGTGCATGGGGAGGGGATGGATGGTGGGGTTTTCGATGGCGCTGCTCGCGACGCTGCTCGCGAGCACGGCGCCCGTGGTTCCGGTGAGCGCGGGCAACGCGCTCACCTTGCCGGCTCAACGTCACGCGGTGCGTATCGACACGGGCGGAGGTCGTCCGCCTACCTGGCTGCTCGCCGTACAGCAGGCCGGTGTCGAGGGACGGGGGTTGTCCTTCTTCCGCTCGGACGATGGTGGGCGCACCTATCGCTTCGCCGCCGCCATCCAGCCGGACGGGAGCCACGCGGACCGCGCGGATGTGCTCGCGGTGGGACGGGACGTGGCGCTCGTCTATTCGTTCGAGGCGCCGAGCCTCAATGCCTCGCGCCGTCACGACGTGTTCTTCCAGTGGTGGCGCTACCGGCCGGGCACGCACGACTGGGCACCGCAGCCAGCGGTGGGCGTCTTCGATGCCGGTGACTCCACGGCCTACTCGCGGGCGTTGCTCGCGCGCGACTCACGTGGCCGGTTGTGGGTGCAGACCTTCCGGTTGGAGTCGGATGGCGGTTCCACCGCGGTGGTGTCCGTCTCCACTGATGGAGGGGCGAGCTTCCAGCGCCAGTCGAACCTGGGTCGGGTGAAGCACCGGGGAGGTGGGCGGTTGTTGAGCCTCGGCTCGAAGCTCGTCTTCCTCTACGCCATGCATGATGGCTTCGAGCCCACGCGCCTCCGCGTCCGCGACGATGGCGATCCGCTGGACTCCTGGAGCTCCGTCCGCGACGCCTTCTCCGAGGGCATCTACCACGGGGCCGCGCTGAGCGCGGTCGCGGACGGCCGGGGTGGCATGCACCTCGTCTACAAGGACGAGCTGGAGCGCCTCTATTACCGCTACTTCGATGGCTCCACGTTCGGCCCACGCACGCTGCTGGAGGGCTCGCGTGACTGGGCGATGCAGGCCACCACCACGCGCATCGGCGACACGCTGTATGTGTTCTACAACGTCATGCGTCGTTCCAACGTCTCCTACGAGGTGCATGCCCGGGTCTTGAAGGACGGGCACATCAGCGAGCCGGTGGTGCTCGACGCTCGCTCGACCTTCAAGGGCTACCCCAATGCCCCGGAGACG contains:
- a CDS encoding serine/threonine-protein kinase; protein product: MLSPGNVVERYEVERELGGGGMARVYKVRHVALGSVHALKVLEPELVGNAELRARFLDEGRIQARLKHPNILGITDVVAAPGVAGLVMDYLEGESLDRYLARATRPPAADEVRDIFRQVLEGMGFAHEQGVIHRDLKPSNIFLEQSYGRRVVRILDFGIAKVSGTEGRPTTRTGARMGTPQYMSPEQIREARDVTLRSDIFSLGVTLYELATGQPCFQGESDFNIMEKIVRADFVRPDVVHPGLERGIVAAILRAMELEPERRFASCREFAAALVAEVPVERVEEAVPEAPPASRAATPLHVPVASVPAPAKVSVAPATMSARVATALAEAPEPAQVPAPCPVAVRQEPLVVPVRLAEPAPAAPLEKSVPAVRERALPAKKPVPASQEEKAPPRRKAWRWALLFAFAGLLALFGSALIGMVMGRLSESPNRSPPKRSVGGAPVQRAGGSSGTRSSTPRNDSPFVEIR
- a CDS encoding serine/threonine protein kinase — its product is MTDGRMQGDMNLLQPGTQLDGRYEVVRLLGQGGMAAVYEVRHLGLHSTHALKVLNADLARNDDIRARFLAEGRIQARLRHPHIVQVTEIVTNPVAGLVMDYIDGPTLGELCRGQGLEPRVLLEVFLPVLDAIEEAHKHNVVHRDLKPENILVGRDSRGRLQPMVTDFGIAKMLEGEGPDGRARTQAGARMGTLLYMSPEQIRGAGEVDARTDIFALGAILYEAATGRVAFHASSDYDTMKSIVEGTYEPPERVVGGLHPVIAGCIRKALAVGPAERFQDCASFREALEKLRDADPSVPQKPSRSYAVTQVGDTPPRPEVSASEPVPESAFAPTYTPSALQRTPVNTLRSQPVPQASALDSNVSPGLAVFLSLLCISGLGQLYNGQTLKGLLGLGLSAVALANGPGGVCLWLLGYIGFTIDAYRIASKRKRGQRVGPWEFF
- a CDS encoding STAS/SEC14 domain-containing protein, whose protein sequence is MGTRAAPYFIFDDSHWPLLINRLVGDALSQEFEEYLAQATESLKRNQPHVLLMDMSRAGGLSTQQRQQLAAWLRQHEEPMQRTLLGIAYVTQTPTIQLAMNVVLYLRRPVYPYILVSKEDEALTWAVHRLEDSGMHASAARIRRDLGLVSEHHRAG